A genomic stretch from Mastacembelus armatus chromosome 7, fMasArm1.2, whole genome shotgun sequence includes:
- the brpf1 gene encoding peregrin isoform X3 produces the protein MGLDFDVKTFCHNLRATKPPYECPVETCRKVYKSYSGIEYHLYHYDHDNPTPAQTVPQKKRKGRPPRASLAGSGDTDDGGNGGGGAGHGGNTPGSPNRSERSHSPGRETMTYAQAQRMVELEIQGRIHRISIFENIDVVSEEDSDAEDVPPSGTGGSGGGVCNGSDGGAGGSEMGGSGKDRPDIPSSNGGKATPKSGKHKSKEKKKDGSSHHHSVQSGPAVKLPEAVFRELDQERPDAPPRPSSYYRYIDKSVEELDEEVEYDIDEEDYIWLDIMNDKRRRDGVTPIPQEVFEYLMDRLEKESYFESHNKADPSTLIDEDAVCCICNDGECQNSNVILFCDMCNLAVHQECYGVPYIPEGQWLCRRCLQSPSRAVDCALCPNKGGAFKQTDDARWAHVVCALWIPEVCFANTVFLEPIDSIEHIPPARWKLTCYICKQRGSGACIQCHKANCYTAFHVTCAQQAGLYMKMEPVRETGANGTSFSVRKTAYCDIHTPPGSAQHLGGVGGASMGSSHSEGELDEDDEPSIGHDDDSKGWSSERAKRAKAKSRLKMKRARKILAERRAAAPVVSVPCIPPHRLSKITSNLTVPRKSQFMQRLHSYWTLKRQSRNGVPLLRRLQTHLQSQRHIDPLPPQPSTQLPSRDSEEKQMALKEQLKAWQRLRHDLERARLLVELIRKREKLKRETIKVQQMALEMQLTPFLVLLRSTLEQLQERDTNKFFTEPVPLAEVPDYLDHIDTPMDFQTMWNLLESHRYLTFEAFEADFGLIVNNCLKYNAKDTVFYRAALRLREMGGAVIRTARRQAERIGFDYETGMHLQREPSPDIQRDQDRDRDRDRDRDRDRDRDRDRDRDRDRDRDRDRDRDRDRDRDREREWERERERERERPLSSNEDDLLLPENRRRLPLEDQLHYLQARLDEVSTGKHSIGQSRRAKALRKEISVIKRKLAHQREGGSGMGSRESVGGGDRGSSLPLHPSSVGHHDEGGESSSQEIGGKDLSVSSSALAPEVGRRTSVLFSKKNQKMAGPPKRPGRPPKNRDSGYTGAGVSQSPIGPPQLPLLSQARPRKRPRSPHSTSSSDSDSDNDDMLPGLPSNGFDGGNQPVTESFRVYRNEPRLPRSSSDSESTTSSSSSAASDRTSTTPSKQGRGKASFPRSAFQEDSSEETSGTENDSYSVGGSRGVSHLVRGRARSGCWMTSDYSSLQALDLVWAKCRGYPSYPALIIDPKMPREGVFHRGVPIPVPPSDVLKLGDQMTQEAREHLFLVLFFDNKRTWQWLPRSKLVPLGLDQELDKEKMLEGRKSNIRKSVQVAYHRAMQHRSKVQGDPSSETSDSD, from the exons ATGGGGCTGGACTTCGATGTTAAGACATTCTGTCACAATCTGCGGGCCACCAAGCCCCCTTATGAGTGCCCCGTGGAGACTTGTCGCAAGGTTTACAAGAGCTATAGTGGTATTGAGTATCATCTGTACCACTATGACCATGACAACCCAACTCCTGCACAGACTGTACcccagaagaagagaaaggggCGGCCTCCTCGCGCGTCACTGGCTGGGTCAGGAGATACAGACGATGGAGGTAATGGAGGTGGGGGAGCCGGGCATGGAGGGAACACCCCTGGTAGCCCCAACCGGTCAGAGCGCTCACACTCCCCGGGAAGAGAGACAATGACCTATGCGCAGGCGCAGCGCATGGTAGAGCTGGAGATTCAAGGACGCATTCATCGCATTAGTATCTTTGAGAACATTGACGTGGTGTCAGAGGAAGACAGCGATGCAGAGGATGTGCCACCATCTGGTACTGGTGGTAGTGGTGGAGGCGTGTGTAACGGTAGCGATGGTGGAGCCGGAGGCAGCGAGATGGGAGGAAGTGGCAAAGACCGGCCAGATATCCCATCTTCTAATGGAGGCAAAGCCACCCCGAAGTCTGGGAAAcataaaagtaaagaaaagaagaaggatgGTTCATCCCATCATCACAGTGTTCAGTCCGGGCCTGCAGTCAAGCTCCCTGAGGCAGTGTTCAGAGAACTGGACCAAGAAAGACCTGATGCCCCTCCTCGGCCTTCATCTTACTACAG ATACATTGATAAATCTGTGGAGGAACTGGATGAAGAGGTGGAGTATGACATTGACGAGGAGGACTACATCTGGCTGGATATTATGAACGACAAGCGGCGACGTGATGGTGTGACACCCATCCCCCAGGAGGTCTTTGAGTACCTCATGGATCGCTTAGAGAAGGAGTCCTACTTCGAGAGCCATAACAAA GCAGACCCTAGTACCCTAATCGATGAGGATGCTGTCTGCTGCATCTGTAATGATGGGGAGTGCCAGAACAGCAACGTGATCCTGTTTTGTGACATGTGTAACCTGGCAGTGCACCAAGAGTGCTATGGTGTTCCCTACATCCCAGAGGGCCAGTGGCTATGTCGTCGCTGCCTGCAGTCTCCAAGTCGAGCTGTGGATTGTGCTCTCTGTCCCAACAAGGGAGGAGCTTTCAAGCAAACGGATGATGCACGCTGGGCACATGTAGTGTGTGCTCTCTGGATCCCAGAG GTTTGCTTTGCTAATACAGTCTTTCTGGAGCCAATCGATAGTATTGAGCACATCCCTCCTGCACGCTGGAAGCTCACCTGCTACATCTGCAAGCAGCGTGGCTCTGGCGCCTGTATCCAGTGTCACAAAGCCAACTGTTACACAGCCTTCCACGTCACCTGTGCTCAGCAGGCGGGTCTCTATATGAAAATGGAACCTGTCAGAGAGACTGGGGCCAATGGCACCTCTTTCAGTGTCCGAAAGACGGCTTACTGTGACATCCACACCCCTCCAGGATCAGCCCAACATTTGGGAGGTGTAGGTGGGGCCAGCATGGGTTCATCTCACAGTGAAGGAGAGCTGGATGAGGATGACGAGCCCAGTATTGGCCACGATGACGACTCCAAAGGCTGGAGCTCTGAGCGAGCCAAAAGGGCAAAGgcaaaatccagactgaagaTGAAGAGAGCGAGGAAGATCTTGGCTGAGAGGAGAGCAGCTGCACCAGTGGTGTCTGTACCCTGCATACCTCCCCACAG gcTGAGCAAAATCACCAGTAACTTGACGGTACCCAGGAAGAGCCAGTTCATGCAACGTCTTCACAGCTATTGGACCCTGAAGAGGCAAAGTCGGAATGGTGTGCCTTTGCTGCGCCGGCTCCAGACCCACCTGCAGTCGCAACGGCATATTGACCCTCTCCCGCCACAGCCTTCAACACAGCTTCCCTCA AGGGACAGCGAGGAGAAACAGATGGCTTTAAAGGAACAGCTGAAGGCATGGCAGAGACTGAGACACGATCTGGAAAGAGCTAGGCTACTGGTGGAGCTCATCCGCAAGAGGGAAAAACTCAAGAGGGAGACG ATTAAAGTACAGCAGATGGCGCTGGAGATGCAGTTGACACCTTTCCTGGTGCTGCTGAGGAGTACGCTGGAGCAGTTACAGGAAAGAGACACTAATAAATTTTTCACTGAGCCTGTACCACTGGCTGAg GTGCCAGACTATCTGGACCATATTGACACTCCAATGGACTTCCAGACCATGTGGAACCTGCTGGAATCTCATCGCTACCTCACTTTTGAGGCCTTTGAGGCAGATTTTGGACTCATTGTCAACAACTGCCTCAAGTACAATGCCAAGGATACCGTCTTTTATCGTGCAGCCCTGCGACTCAGAGAGATGGGTGGGGCTGTCATTCGAACCGCCAGGCGCCAAGCTGAGCGGATCGGCTTTGACTATGAGACTGGCATGCACCTCCAACGAGAGCCGAGCCCAGACATTCAACGGGAccaagacagagacagagacagggacagggacagggacagggacagagacagggacagggacagggacagggacagggacagagacagggacagggacagagacagggacagagacagagacagggacagggaGAGGGAGTGGGAGCGAGAACGAGAGCGGGAGCGGGAGCGGCCATTGTCTTCTAACGAAGATG ACCTGCTCCTGCCGGAGAACAGGCGACGGCTACCTCTGGAAGACCAGCTGCATTATTTGCAGGCACGTCTTGATGAGGTCAGCACAGGAAAGCACAGTATTGGTCAGTCTCGTAGAGCCAAAGCTCTAAGGAAGGAGATCAGTGTCATCAAAAGGAAGCTTGCCCACCAGCGGGAGGGAGGTTCTGGCATGGGGAGCCGGGAGTCTGTGGGAGGAGGAGACCGGGGTTCCTCTCTCCCCCTTCATCCATCCTCTGTGGGACACCATGACGAGGGGGGAGAGAGCAGCAGCCAGGAGATAGGTGGAAAAG ATTTGAGTGTGTCCTCATCTGCTCTAGCTCCGGAGGTGGGCCGTCGGACGTCTGTCCTCTTCTCAAAGAAGAACCAAAAAATGGCTGGTCCCCCCAAAAGGCCAGGACGCCCTCCCAAGAACCGGGATTCTGGCTACACTGGTGCGGGGGTGAGCCAAAGCCCTATTGGTCCTCCTCAGCTGCCCCTGCTGTCACAAGCCAGGCCAAGGAAGAGGCCCCGCAGCCCTCACAGTACCTCCAGCTCGGACAGTGACAGCGACAATGATGACATGCTGCCAG GGTTGCCAAGTAACGGTTTTGATGGAGGAAACCAGCCAGTGACAGAAAGCTTCCGTGTGTACAGAAATGAGCCTCGTCTTCCTCGTTCAAGCTCAGACTCTGAGTCCacgaccagcagcagcagcagtgcagctTCAGACAGGACCAG TACGACTCCCTCTAAGCAGGGCAGAGGAAAGGCTTCGTTCCCTCGCTCTGCCTTCCAAGAGGACAGCAGTGAAGAAACATCAGGCACAGAAAACGATTCCTACTCAGTCGGAGGATCACGGGGTGTTTCACATC TGGTGCGTGGCCGGGCCAGGTCTGGGTGCTGGATGACCTCTGATTATTCTTCTCTGCAAGCTCTGGACCTGGTGTGGGCAAAGTGCAGAGGCTATCCTTCATATCCTGCCCTG ATAATTGACCCGAAGATGCCCAGGGAAGGGGTGTTCCACCGTGGTGTCCCAATCCCTGTTCCCCCTTCGGATGTGCTGAAACTTGGGGACCAAATGACCCAGGAGGCCAGAGAGCATCTGTTCTTGGTTCTCTTCTTTGACAACAAGAGAACCTG GCAGTGGCTGCCACGGTCTAAGCTGGTGCCGCTCGGGCTTGACCAGGAGCTGGACAAGGAGAAGATGCTGGAGGGCAGGAAATCTAACATCCGCAAGTCAGTGCAGGTGGCCTACCACCGTGCCATGCAGCACCGAAGCAAGGTTCAGGGAGACCCCAGCAGCGAAACCAGTGACagtgactga
- the brpf1 gene encoding peregrin isoform X2, producing MGLDFDVKTFCHNLRATKPPYECPVETCRKVYKSYSGIEYHLYHYDHDNPTPAQTVPQKKRKGRPPRASLAGSGDTDDGGNGGGGAGHGGNTPGSPNRSERSHSPGRETMTYAQAQRMVELEIQGRIHRISIFENIDVVSEEDSDAEDVPPSGTGGSGGGVCNGSDGGAGGSEMGGSGKDRPDIPSSNGGKATPKSGKHKSKEKKKDGSSHHHSVQSGPAVKLPEAVFRELDQERPDAPPRPSSYYRYIDKSVEELDEEVEYDIDEEDYIWLDIMNDKRRRDGVTPIPQEVFEYLMDRLEKESYFESHNKADPSTLIDEDAVCCICNDGECQNSNVILFCDMCNLAVHQECYGVPYIPEGQWLCRRCLQSPSRAVDCALCPNKGGAFKQTDDARWAHVVCALWIPEVCFANTVFLEPIDSIEHIPPARWKLTCYICKQRGSGACIQCHKANCYTAFHVTCAQQAGLYMKMEPVRETGANGTSFSVRKTAYCDIHTPPGSAQHLGGVGGASMGSSHSEGELDEDDEPSIGHDDDSKGWSSERAKRAKAKSRLKMKRARKILAERRAAAPVVSVPCIPPHRLSKITSNLTVPRKSQFMQRLHSYWTLKRQSRNGVPLLRRLQTHLQSQRHIDPLPPQPSTQLPSMLQRDSEEKQMALKEQLKAWQRLRHDLERARLLVELIRKREKLKRETIKVQQMALEMQLTPFLVLLRSTLEQLQERDTNKFFTEPVPLAEVPDYLDHIDTPMDFQTMWNLLESHRYLTFEAFEADFGLIVNNCLKYNAKDTVFYRAALRLREMGGAVIRTARRQAERIGFDYETGMHLQREPSPDIQRDQDRDRDRDRDRDRDRDRDRDRDRDRDRDRDRDRDRDRDRDRDREREWERERERERERPLSSNEDDLLLPENRRRLPLEDQLHYLQARLDEVSTGKHSIGQSRRAKALRKEISVIKRKLAHQREGGSGMGSRESVGGGDRGSSLPLHPSSVGHHDEGGESSSQEIGGKDLSVSSSALAPEVGRRTSVLFSKKNQKMAGPPKRPGRPPKNRDSGYTGAGVSQSPIGPPQLPLLSQARPRKRPRSPHSTSSSDSDSDNDDMLPGLPSNGFDGGNQPVTESFRVYRNEPRLPRSSSDSESTTSSSSSAASDRTSTTPSKQGRGKASFPRSAFQEDSSEETSGTENDSYSVGGSRGVSHLVRGRARSGCWMTSDYSSLQALDLVWAKCRGYPSYPALIIDPKMPREGVFHRGVPIPVPPSDVLKLGDQMTQEAREHLFLVLFFDNKRTWQWLPRSKLVPLGLDQELDKEKMLEGRKSNIRKSVQVAYHRAMQHRSKVQGDPSSETSDSD from the exons ATGGGGCTGGACTTCGATGTTAAGACATTCTGTCACAATCTGCGGGCCACCAAGCCCCCTTATGAGTGCCCCGTGGAGACTTGTCGCAAGGTTTACAAGAGCTATAGTGGTATTGAGTATCATCTGTACCACTATGACCATGACAACCCAACTCCTGCACAGACTGTACcccagaagaagagaaaggggCGGCCTCCTCGCGCGTCACTGGCTGGGTCAGGAGATACAGACGATGGAGGTAATGGAGGTGGGGGAGCCGGGCATGGAGGGAACACCCCTGGTAGCCCCAACCGGTCAGAGCGCTCACACTCCCCGGGAAGAGAGACAATGACCTATGCGCAGGCGCAGCGCATGGTAGAGCTGGAGATTCAAGGACGCATTCATCGCATTAGTATCTTTGAGAACATTGACGTGGTGTCAGAGGAAGACAGCGATGCAGAGGATGTGCCACCATCTGGTACTGGTGGTAGTGGTGGAGGCGTGTGTAACGGTAGCGATGGTGGAGCCGGAGGCAGCGAGATGGGAGGAAGTGGCAAAGACCGGCCAGATATCCCATCTTCTAATGGAGGCAAAGCCACCCCGAAGTCTGGGAAAcataaaagtaaagaaaagaagaaggatgGTTCATCCCATCATCACAGTGTTCAGTCCGGGCCTGCAGTCAAGCTCCCTGAGGCAGTGTTCAGAGAACTGGACCAAGAAAGACCTGATGCCCCTCCTCGGCCTTCATCTTACTACAG ATACATTGATAAATCTGTGGAGGAACTGGATGAAGAGGTGGAGTATGACATTGACGAGGAGGACTACATCTGGCTGGATATTATGAACGACAAGCGGCGACGTGATGGTGTGACACCCATCCCCCAGGAGGTCTTTGAGTACCTCATGGATCGCTTAGAGAAGGAGTCCTACTTCGAGAGCCATAACAAA GCAGACCCTAGTACCCTAATCGATGAGGATGCTGTCTGCTGCATCTGTAATGATGGGGAGTGCCAGAACAGCAACGTGATCCTGTTTTGTGACATGTGTAACCTGGCAGTGCACCAAGAGTGCTATGGTGTTCCCTACATCCCAGAGGGCCAGTGGCTATGTCGTCGCTGCCTGCAGTCTCCAAGTCGAGCTGTGGATTGTGCTCTCTGTCCCAACAAGGGAGGAGCTTTCAAGCAAACGGATGATGCACGCTGGGCACATGTAGTGTGTGCTCTCTGGATCCCAGAG GTTTGCTTTGCTAATACAGTCTTTCTGGAGCCAATCGATAGTATTGAGCACATCCCTCCTGCACGCTGGAAGCTCACCTGCTACATCTGCAAGCAGCGTGGCTCTGGCGCCTGTATCCAGTGTCACAAAGCCAACTGTTACACAGCCTTCCACGTCACCTGTGCTCAGCAGGCGGGTCTCTATATGAAAATGGAACCTGTCAGAGAGACTGGGGCCAATGGCACCTCTTTCAGTGTCCGAAAGACGGCTTACTGTGACATCCACACCCCTCCAGGATCAGCCCAACATTTGGGAGGTGTAGGTGGGGCCAGCATGGGTTCATCTCACAGTGAAGGAGAGCTGGATGAGGATGACGAGCCCAGTATTGGCCACGATGACGACTCCAAAGGCTGGAGCTCTGAGCGAGCCAAAAGGGCAAAGgcaaaatccagactgaagaTGAAGAGAGCGAGGAAGATCTTGGCTGAGAGGAGAGCAGCTGCACCAGTGGTGTCTGTACCCTGCATACCTCCCCACAG gcTGAGCAAAATCACCAGTAACTTGACGGTACCCAGGAAGAGCCAGTTCATGCAACGTCTTCACAGCTATTGGACCCTGAAGAGGCAAAGTCGGAATGGTGTGCCTTTGCTGCGCCGGCTCCAGACCCACCTGCAGTCGCAACGGCATATTGACCCTCTCCCGCCACAGCCTTCAACACAGCTTCCCTCA ATGTTGCAGAGGGACAGCGAGGAGAAACAGATGGCTTTAAAGGAACAGCTGAAGGCATGGCAGAGACTGAGACACGATCTGGAAAGAGCTAGGCTACTGGTGGAGCTCATCCGCAAGAGGGAAAAACTCAAGAGGGAGACG ATTAAAGTACAGCAGATGGCGCTGGAGATGCAGTTGACACCTTTCCTGGTGCTGCTGAGGAGTACGCTGGAGCAGTTACAGGAAAGAGACACTAATAAATTTTTCACTGAGCCTGTACCACTGGCTGAg GTGCCAGACTATCTGGACCATATTGACACTCCAATGGACTTCCAGACCATGTGGAACCTGCTGGAATCTCATCGCTACCTCACTTTTGAGGCCTTTGAGGCAGATTTTGGACTCATTGTCAACAACTGCCTCAAGTACAATGCCAAGGATACCGTCTTTTATCGTGCAGCCCTGCGACTCAGAGAGATGGGTGGGGCTGTCATTCGAACCGCCAGGCGCCAAGCTGAGCGGATCGGCTTTGACTATGAGACTGGCATGCACCTCCAACGAGAGCCGAGCCCAGACATTCAACGGGAccaagacagagacagagacagggacagggacagggacagggacagagacagggacagggacagggacagggacagggacagagacagggacagggacagagacagggacagagacagagacagggacagggaGAGGGAGTGGGAGCGAGAACGAGAGCGGGAGCGGGAGCGGCCATTGTCTTCTAACGAAGATG ACCTGCTCCTGCCGGAGAACAGGCGACGGCTACCTCTGGAAGACCAGCTGCATTATTTGCAGGCACGTCTTGATGAGGTCAGCACAGGAAAGCACAGTATTGGTCAGTCTCGTAGAGCCAAAGCTCTAAGGAAGGAGATCAGTGTCATCAAAAGGAAGCTTGCCCACCAGCGGGAGGGAGGTTCTGGCATGGGGAGCCGGGAGTCTGTGGGAGGAGGAGACCGGGGTTCCTCTCTCCCCCTTCATCCATCCTCTGTGGGACACCATGACGAGGGGGGAGAGAGCAGCAGCCAGGAGATAGGTGGAAAAG ATTTGAGTGTGTCCTCATCTGCTCTAGCTCCGGAGGTGGGCCGTCGGACGTCTGTCCTCTTCTCAAAGAAGAACCAAAAAATGGCTGGTCCCCCCAAAAGGCCAGGACGCCCTCCCAAGAACCGGGATTCTGGCTACACTGGTGCGGGGGTGAGCCAAAGCCCTATTGGTCCTCCTCAGCTGCCCCTGCTGTCACAAGCCAGGCCAAGGAAGAGGCCCCGCAGCCCTCACAGTACCTCCAGCTCGGACAGTGACAGCGACAATGATGACATGCTGCCAG GGTTGCCAAGTAACGGTTTTGATGGAGGAAACCAGCCAGTGACAGAAAGCTTCCGTGTGTACAGAAATGAGCCTCGTCTTCCTCGTTCAAGCTCAGACTCTGAGTCCacgaccagcagcagcagcagtgcagctTCAGACAGGACCAG TACGACTCCCTCTAAGCAGGGCAGAGGAAAGGCTTCGTTCCCTCGCTCTGCCTTCCAAGAGGACAGCAGTGAAGAAACATCAGGCACAGAAAACGATTCCTACTCAGTCGGAGGATCACGGGGTGTTTCACATC TGGTGCGTGGCCGGGCCAGGTCTGGGTGCTGGATGACCTCTGATTATTCTTCTCTGCAAGCTCTGGACCTGGTGTGGGCAAAGTGCAGAGGCTATCCTTCATATCCTGCCCTG ATAATTGACCCGAAGATGCCCAGGGAAGGGGTGTTCCACCGTGGTGTCCCAATCCCTGTTCCCCCTTCGGATGTGCTGAAACTTGGGGACCAAATGACCCAGGAGGCCAGAGAGCATCTGTTCTTGGTTCTCTTCTTTGACAACAAGAGAACCTG GCAGTGGCTGCCACGGTCTAAGCTGGTGCCGCTCGGGCTTGACCAGGAGCTGGACAAGGAGAAGATGCTGGAGGGCAGGAAATCTAACATCCGCAAGTCAGTGCAGGTGGCCTACCACCGTGCCATGCAGCACCGAAGCAAGGTTCAGGGAGACCCCAGCAGCGAAACCAGTGACagtgactga